One stretch of Actinacidiphila sp. DG2A-62 DNA includes these proteins:
- the drmA gene encoding DISARM system helicase DrmA, with protein sequence MDEVPQTFRTGTSYDVREELGDLITRDLLGPWAGETEALAPHSAGPRDRYLVGLLGPRPAPTDAPVKVAAGQAEIDVSAEGDGRDPELADRLTPQAAGRLWASSMGLSFLVPADVGMLSVVASWGRYRQSDSKADDGRTVRTWSREPVRYEVDIPVDSSGTVRRVLEGVDDTDPDLPCIRLDVHVRERPGTVDGADNLRFVDVSLINALEESRELRDGQWLFQTKLEVTSFDGRSSVFLPIDDPLSDEPNRILESPEDKHLRLLYRQELKYAHGRNVAVHARVLPQGRRAVKLETTWLPVKDVPATVAPNTARQPLLAGLEVSMDKLAELAVWERRDELLKALQPLADGYDGWLQQQAAKAETLSGELRTTALRAVDEARDACSRIALGIELLHTDRDALRAFRFANRAMAMQRRATATAALRAEGGDEPPTYTAAYAEVDGRGAVAASWYPFQLAFVLLNLCSLTDPAHKECRADSTATVDLLFFPTGGGKTEAYLGLTAYTFAIRRLQKVVGEGEDAREGRDGVAVLMRYTLRLLTAQQFQRASALVCATEVLRREDEEVWGRRPFRIGLWVGAGVSPNWYGDAAQQIAEANESASGRHANVLQVLSCPWCGEELRAWRDVAPDDVRRRVIVYCPRGEDAEPCPFSRMRARGEGLPILTVDEEIYRLVPSLLIATVDKLAQLPWRGYAGMLFGRVSAYCDRHGYRHDDLDEEIGCGSRHNAKDRHKAVTSRPMPRRLRPPDLIIQDELHLISGALGTTVGLFESAVDQLCTWRAKDSQGQLRDTGPKIVASTATTRNARAQVLGVFARDLAIFPPQVVDVGDTFFSQQVDVTRDNPGRRYYGVCAHGVRMKAAEIRVAEILLLAGQHMFDLYGAPADPYMTVVGYFNATKELAGMRRVLDDDVPSRLRANGSRRGIANRLLRDTDMLNLQELTSRISSAEISATLKRLEIGFNPEHDTSMRKKAIVDELRDAGRAREPRVLPAPLHRRPVDHVLATSMLQVGVDVSRFGLMVVTGQPKNTAEYIQASSRVGRQAKRPGIVITLYNWARPRDLAHFEDFEHYHATFYRQVEALSVTPFTRRALDRGTTATYVSAVRQASDEFSDNVDAEGVDLDDQRVRDVERRLLARAEAVDGDRARGYLAERIDALRDAWAAKKGEQGRLGYRGQTRHKQTVLGLLHNADGSGWDVLTVPQSMRETENEINMLLPADTVLSAPAGNAWEFGPPSENGDGPDTASGDELGEVPDPDGNSDDNGTARGRS encoded by the coding sequence GTGGACGAGGTCCCCCAGACCTTCCGGACCGGGACGTCCTACGACGTCCGGGAGGAACTGGGCGATCTGATCACACGCGACCTGCTCGGCCCGTGGGCGGGCGAGACCGAGGCACTCGCGCCGCACAGCGCGGGACCCCGTGACCGCTACCTCGTCGGGCTTCTCGGACCCCGGCCCGCGCCGACCGACGCGCCCGTGAAGGTCGCGGCGGGCCAGGCCGAGATCGACGTCAGCGCTGAGGGGGACGGGCGGGACCCGGAGCTCGCGGACCGGCTCACGCCGCAGGCCGCCGGGCGACTGTGGGCGTCGTCGATGGGGCTGAGTTTCCTGGTGCCGGCCGATGTGGGCATGCTCAGCGTCGTCGCTTCCTGGGGCCGGTACCGGCAGAGCGACAGCAAGGCAGACGACGGCCGGACGGTGCGCACGTGGTCGCGGGAGCCCGTCCGGTACGAGGTGGACATTCCCGTCGACTCGTCGGGCACCGTCCGCAGGGTTCTGGAGGGCGTAGACGACACCGACCCGGACCTTCCCTGTATCCGGCTCGACGTGCACGTGCGGGAGCGCCCTGGCACGGTCGACGGCGCGGACAACCTGCGCTTCGTGGACGTGTCGCTGATCAATGCGCTGGAGGAGTCCCGTGAACTGCGGGACGGGCAGTGGCTGTTCCAGACGAAGCTGGAAGTCACCTCCTTCGACGGGCGGTCCAGCGTGTTCCTGCCGATCGACGATCCGCTGTCCGATGAGCCCAACCGCATCCTGGAGAGCCCTGAGGACAAGCATCTGCGGCTGCTGTACCGGCAGGAGTTGAAGTACGCTCACGGACGGAATGTCGCCGTGCACGCCAGAGTCCTGCCGCAGGGACGCCGGGCCGTCAAGCTGGAGACGACCTGGCTGCCGGTGAAGGACGTACCGGCCACAGTCGCGCCGAACACAGCGCGGCAGCCGTTGCTGGCCGGTCTTGAAGTAAGCATGGACAAGCTCGCCGAACTCGCGGTCTGGGAGCGGCGGGACGAGCTACTGAAGGCCCTGCAGCCACTGGCTGACGGATACGATGGATGGTTGCAACAGCAGGCCGCCAAGGCGGAGACATTGTCGGGCGAGTTGCGGACCACTGCGCTGCGGGCGGTCGACGAGGCCCGCGACGCGTGCAGCCGGATCGCCCTCGGCATCGAGCTGCTGCACACCGACCGCGACGCGCTGCGGGCCTTCCGTTTCGCCAACCGGGCCATGGCCATGCAGCGTCGAGCCACGGCGACGGCCGCGCTGCGGGCCGAGGGCGGTGACGAGCCGCCCACGTACACTGCGGCCTACGCCGAGGTCGACGGACGCGGCGCCGTGGCCGCGAGCTGGTACCCCTTCCAGCTGGCGTTCGTGCTGCTCAACCTGTGCTCCCTTACCGACCCCGCGCACAAGGAGTGCAGAGCCGACAGCACCGCCACCGTAGACCTGCTGTTCTTCCCGACCGGTGGCGGCAAGACGGAGGCGTACCTCGGTCTCACGGCCTATACGTTCGCCATTCGGCGCTTGCAGAAGGTCGTCGGGGAGGGCGAGGACGCCCGCGAAGGACGGGACGGCGTCGCCGTGCTGATGCGGTACACGCTACGGCTGTTGACGGCCCAGCAGTTCCAGCGAGCCTCCGCTCTGGTGTGTGCGACGGAGGTGCTCCGCAGGGAGGACGAGGAGGTCTGGGGCCGCAGGCCGTTCCGTATCGGGCTATGGGTTGGTGCCGGTGTCTCACCGAACTGGTACGGGGACGCGGCGCAGCAGATCGCCGAAGCCAACGAGTCCGCCTCGGGGCGCCATGCGAATGTCCTCCAGGTGCTGTCCTGCCCGTGGTGCGGCGAGGAACTGCGCGCGTGGCGTGATGTGGCACCGGACGATGTACGGCGGCGAGTCATCGTGTACTGCCCGCGTGGGGAGGACGCGGAGCCCTGCCCGTTCTCCCGGATGCGAGCGCGGGGTGAAGGGCTGCCGATCCTCACAGTCGACGAGGAGATCTACCGGCTGGTGCCGAGCCTGCTGATCGCGACCGTGGACAAGCTTGCCCAGCTCCCGTGGCGCGGCTACGCGGGAATGTTGTTCGGGCGCGTGAGTGCCTACTGCGATCGGCATGGCTACCGCCACGACGACCTCGACGAGGAGATCGGCTGCGGGTCCCGGCACAACGCCAAGGATCGGCACAAGGCTGTGACCAGTCGGCCGATGCCGCGGCGGCTGCGACCGCCGGACCTCATCATCCAGGACGAGCTGCACCTGATCTCCGGGGCGCTGGGCACGACGGTGGGACTCTTCGAGTCGGCCGTCGACCAGCTGTGCACCTGGCGAGCGAAGGACTCCCAGGGGCAGCTCCGGGACACTGGGCCGAAGATCGTCGCGTCGACGGCCACCACCCGCAACGCCCGTGCCCAGGTGCTCGGAGTGTTCGCCCGGGACCTGGCGATCTTCCCGCCGCAGGTGGTCGACGTCGGCGACACCTTCTTTTCCCAGCAGGTCGACGTCACGCGTGACAACCCCGGGCGGCGTTATTACGGCGTCTGCGCGCACGGGGTGCGTATGAAGGCCGCCGAGATCCGTGTCGCGGAGATCCTGTTGCTCGCCGGGCAGCACATGTTCGACCTCTACGGTGCTCCCGCCGATCCGTACATGACGGTGGTCGGGTACTTCAACGCGACCAAGGAACTCGCCGGTATGCGGCGAGTCCTGGATGACGACGTGCCGAGCCGGCTGCGTGCCAACGGAAGCCGCCGAGGCATCGCCAACCGGCTGCTGCGCGACACCGACATGCTCAATCTTCAAGAGTTGACTTCCCGTATTTCATCGGCGGAGATCAGCGCCACCCTCAAGCGGCTGGAAATCGGGTTCAACCCGGAGCACGACACGTCAATGCGAAAGAAGGCAATCGTCGACGAGCTCCGAGACGCTGGGAGGGCCCGTGAGCCGCGGGTCCTGCCCGCCCCGCTGCACCGCAGGCCGGTCGACCACGTGCTGGCCACGTCGATGCTCCAGGTAGGCGTGGACGTCTCCCGATTCGGCCTGATGGTGGTCACCGGGCAGCCGAAGAACACCGCCGAATACATTCAGGCATCCTCCCGTGTCGGACGTCAGGCCAAGCGTCCGGGCATCGTGATCACGCTCTACAACTGGGCGCGGCCCCGGGATCTCGCCCACTTCGAGGACTTCGAGCACTACCATGCGACGTTCTACCGGCAGGTCGAGGCACTGTCCGTGACTCCGTTCACGCGGCGGGCACTCGATCGGGGCACCACCGCCACCTATGTCTCCGCCGTGCGGCAGGCGAGTGACGAGTTCTCCGACAACGTGGACGCGGAGGGAGTGGACCTCGACGACCAGCGTGTGCGGGACGTCGAGCGGCGACTGCTGGCGCGCGCGGAGGCCGTGGACGGGGACCGGGCGCGCGGCTACCTCGCCGAGCGCATCGACGCCCTGCGTGACGCCTGGGCAGCCAAGAAGGGCGAGCAGGGCCGGCTCGGCTACCGGGGCCAGACCCGGCATAAGCAGACGGTGCTTGGCCTGCTGCACAACGCGGACGGCAGTGGATGGGACGTGCTCACCGTCCCGCAGTCGATGCGCGAGACGGAGAACGAGATCAACATGCTGTTGCCTGCCGACACGGTGCTGTCGGCCCCGGCCGGCAACGCCTGGGAGTTCGGTCCACCCTCCGAGAACGGCGACGGCCCGGATACGGCGAGCGGCGACGAACTCGGCGAGGTGCCGGACCCGGACGGAAACAGCGACGACAACGGCACGGCCAGGGGGCGGTCATGA
- a CDS encoding tyrosine-type recombinase/integrase: MTLDKFTEAQRADGYSANTIGARVRCIKAIARSAGVTAGQLKVEHVIAYFAARPLRPWSRRTYLNHLQAFGKWLGVDLVEGIRKPAAPRSTPHPLAEDELKQLTAATRGAHRTWVLLGAFCGLRAHETAKLAREDLSTLDDGTVILRVTGKGGRTDTIPVPPVVMKALDLTGSGRFWEGTRAESVSRTVAGIAAKIGIRMRYHQLRHRYGTMVYRSSGRDLLMTQRLMRHASPATTAGYAAVADDRVHVVVLDLPGADPEASRPMEQRATSHRCPSCRQEARA; this comes from the coding sequence ATGACACTCGACAAGTTCACTGAGGCTCAGCGAGCGGACGGCTACTCGGCCAACACCATTGGAGCCCGAGTACGTTGCATCAAGGCCATAGCCCGCTCCGCCGGCGTGACCGCAGGCCAGCTCAAGGTCGAGCATGTCATCGCGTACTTCGCCGCACGCCCCCTGCGCCCGTGGTCGCGCAGGACCTACCTGAACCATCTGCAGGCATTCGGGAAGTGGCTGGGAGTAGACCTCGTCGAGGGCATACGCAAGCCCGCAGCGCCCAGGTCAACACCGCATCCGCTTGCGGAAGATGAACTCAAGCAGCTCACCGCAGCCACACGTGGAGCGCACAGAACCTGGGTCCTGCTGGGCGCCTTCTGCGGCCTCCGCGCGCACGAAACGGCCAAGCTTGCCAGGGAGGATCTGTCCACTCTCGATGACGGCACAGTGATACTCCGCGTCACAGGAAAGGGTGGACGTACAGACACCATCCCTGTGCCACCGGTTGTCATGAAGGCACTCGACCTCACTGGGAGCGGCAGATTCTGGGAAGGAACACGTGCCGAATCGGTCTCGCGAACTGTCGCCGGTATCGCTGCGAAGATCGGCATCCGTATGCGCTACCACCAGCTCAGACACCGATACGGCACGATGGTGTATCGCTCTTCCGGCAGGGACCTGCTCATGACGCAACGCCTGATGCGCCACGCATCTCCAGCGACTACAGCTGGGTACGCGGCCGTCGCAGACGACCGCGTACACGTGGTTGTGCTTGATCTTCCGGGAGCTGATCCCGAGGCGTCACGGCCAATGGAACAGAGAGCAACCTCGCACCGGTGCCCGTCGTGCCGCCAGGAAGCCCGAGCCTGA
- a CDS encoding type IIL restriction-modification enzyme MmeI, which yields MATGNRLVANKGKSFQGSNVLGKGFILTPEQADDLIQRDPRNKDVLFPYLNGEDLNSRPDCSASRWVINFHDWSEERARSYPDVFAIVERDVKPERLKNNRKVYRDYWWQYAEKRPAMIKSIKGLDCVLVVALVSRTVMPARVPSQQVLSHKLGVFATAEDGDLTLLSSSFHSIWAWRNSSTMKADLNYSPSDVYETLPWPESIVELTTAGQALENVRRPIMENRQLGLTKLYNLIHDETVTDSGVLELRNLHREIDQEVAGAYGWDDLNLNHGFHPTRQGIRYTVDPVMQIEILDRLLELNHDQRSLELGNITSNVEDRGKLESRNKGSARSSDILTPVDNFLF from the coding sequence TTGGCAACCGGCAATCGTCTGGTAGCCAACAAGGGCAAGTCGTTCCAGGGGTCCAACGTGCTGGGGAAGGGGTTCATCCTCACCCCCGAACAGGCAGACGACCTGATCCAGCGCGACCCCCGCAACAAGGACGTCCTGTTCCCCTACCTCAACGGCGAGGACCTCAACTCCCGCCCGGACTGCTCCGCCAGCCGCTGGGTGATCAACTTCCACGACTGGAGCGAGGAGCGTGCCCGCAGCTACCCCGACGTCTTCGCCATCGTCGAACGGGACGTAAAGCCCGAACGACTCAAGAACAATCGGAAGGTATATCGGGACTATTGGTGGCAATATGCAGAAAAGCGCCCAGCTATGATCAAATCCATCAAAGGGCTTGACTGTGTCCTGGTGGTAGCACTCGTCAGTCGCACGGTCATGCCAGCTCGCGTACCTAGCCAGCAAGTCCTCTCTCACAAGTTGGGAGTCTTCGCTACGGCCGAGGATGGCGACCTGACCCTACTGTCGAGTTCATTCCACTCGATTTGGGCATGGCGCAATTCGTCAACAATGAAGGCAGATCTAAACTACTCGCCGTCCGACGTGTACGAGACGTTGCCCTGGCCCGAGAGCATCGTCGAATTGACCACTGCGGGACAGGCTCTCGAAAATGTGCGCAGGCCGATTATGGAAAATCGACAACTCGGCCTCACGAAACTCTATAATCTGATCCACGATGAAACCGTCACCGATAGTGGAGTTTTGGAACTGAGAAACCTCCACAGAGAAATTGATCAAGAAGTTGCAGGTGCCTATGGATGGGATGATCTCAACCTCAATCACGGATTCCACCCGACGCGGCAAGGAATCCGTTACACCGTAGATCCAGTTATGCAAATTGAGATCCTAGACCGCTTGCTCGAACTCAATCACGACCAACGCAGCCTCGAACTTGGTAATATCACTTCGAATGTGGAGGATAGGGGGAAGCTGGAGAGCCGAAACAAAGGTTCCGCGAGATCTTCAGATATTCTCACCCCTGTCGACAATTTTCTCTTTTAG
- a CDS encoding Eco57I restriction-modification methylase domain-containing protein: MSSAPRSGSRRPSAAAIRAAKASDGKQQHLDWLNLVEVSGPFLTLPVLLRTWPQLEGVPSGRRGDIRLHHGIWQDDRKGAGRLDWIGFQLRTLLEWDDALHMREGAGQFGDGGESLAEDDTLLDRFAVSPPGSDTTVRPDFALVRPGTDLTAEPNTAAASAIAEHVPILGLVLPPDTVPTRRIRDDSWAASGVDRLAHVLRHHGVELGLVTDGRWWSLVWAPPGGVTTSATFDTIAWNEAADLVAVRAWVSLLRRGRFFGRPADELLPALLRESLDGQEDVTEALGIQVRQAVELLVDSIGRAEARMVKRGGKGLSGVPASEVYRGAIAVMMRVVFLLFAEERGLLPADNELYAEAYSVGRLYETLDKRRRADGEDSLEHTTAAWHRLIALFHAVHGGVDHPLLTLPAYDGSIFDPTRFPWLEAVPEGADGMGDDPARASDGQTSLLPIDDRTVLHVLDSVQFVVVNRERRRLTFRALDVEQIGYVYEGLLSYDGKRAQDTVLGLIGKPGLEHEVRLTDLEELAAPFGVGARAVSGQKPNLPGLSKKLYEHLKDPKPPAAVSKMEKLLAPGDDQAQGKAVHRLLAVTENDRDLAERILPFHGLLRDDLRGLPVVIPEDGLYVTESRLRKNSGTHYTPRDLAQKVAVGALEPLVYRPGPLQTADDKQWKLIKAEDILKLKVADIAMGSAAFLVAACRYLADRLVDAWVEAEDEEALAFRGSHRDQTGAMTAADAESDPVMVRARRLIIEHCLYGVDINPMAVEMAKLSLWLISMDPERPFTFLDDRLVAGDSLLGIANLEQIESVHLDPKAGRKLHRGAFEEGWTERARARVHGAADNRQAIAGINSDTIADLEEKRRLLAATNEHLQRLRLIGDLTTGAGLASAGGGDSLQNATYIQAAELAGMVASEAVRDSDPVIHNARTRALDWLSKDLPSDGFVRLPVHWPLVFPEVFEPEQGGFDAIIGNPPFLGGQKLTGTLGQAYREYLVLGLGRGQRGSADLVAYFELRAHQLLSERGQTGLIATNTLAQGDTREVGLDQLLDDGIEVRRAVKSARWPSKSAALEYCAVWTTRPSLGAEASRVLDDVVVRGITSSLDPRSRVSGRPYRLVSAWAPGEPGSGVANRSPAFIGSYVLGKGFILTPEQADDLIQRDPRNKDVLFPYLNGEDLNSRPDCSASRWVINFHDWSEERARSYPDVFAIVERDVKPERLKNNRKVRRERWWQYAERAPKLYQAIKGLDCVLVVARVSKTGMPLLIPTGQVMSEQTVVFATDRTSDLALLSSGIHFEWAISRASTLETRVRYTPSDVYETFPEPASTPAMEEAGLNLHEIRRSIMGERSTGLTKVYNLYHDPRNSEQDIVRLRAAHESANQSVLQAYGWTDLDIECGFHQTPRGLRYTFSPAVQAEILDRILELNHDRHHMEPANAQDKGNERAMGSGERGSPSEDDTLF; the protein is encoded by the coding sequence ATGAGCTCCGCGCCGCGTTCCGGAAGCCGCCGCCCCTCCGCCGCCGCGATCCGGGCCGCGAAGGCTTCCGACGGAAAGCAGCAGCACCTGGACTGGCTGAACCTCGTCGAGGTGTCCGGCCCGTTCCTGACTCTGCCGGTCCTGCTGCGCACCTGGCCACAGCTGGAAGGCGTTCCCAGCGGGCGCCGCGGCGACATCCGCCTCCACCACGGCATCTGGCAGGACGACCGTAAAGGGGCCGGCCGCCTGGACTGGATCGGCTTCCAGCTGCGCACCTTGCTGGAATGGGACGACGCCCTGCATATGCGGGAGGGTGCTGGACAGTTCGGCGACGGCGGCGAGAGCCTGGCCGAGGACGACACGCTGCTGGACCGGTTCGCCGTCAGCCCGCCCGGGTCCGACACCACCGTCCGCCCCGACTTCGCTCTCGTCCGCCCTGGAACCGACCTCACCGCGGAACCGAACACGGCTGCCGCCTCTGCCATCGCCGAGCACGTACCCATCCTCGGCCTGGTTCTCCCACCCGACACCGTGCCGACCCGCCGGATCAGGGACGACTCCTGGGCAGCGAGCGGAGTCGACCGCCTCGCCCACGTCCTGCGCCACCATGGCGTCGAGCTGGGCCTGGTCACTGACGGCCGTTGGTGGTCCCTGGTCTGGGCACCGCCCGGCGGCGTCACGACGAGCGCGACCTTCGACACCATCGCCTGGAACGAGGCGGCCGACTTGGTGGCAGTCCGTGCATGGGTGTCCCTCCTTCGCCGTGGCCGGTTCTTCGGACGGCCGGCGGACGAACTCCTCCCGGCGCTGCTGCGCGAGAGCCTGGACGGCCAGGAAGACGTCACCGAAGCGCTCGGCATCCAGGTCCGGCAAGCCGTCGAACTTCTGGTGGACTCCATCGGCCGCGCCGAAGCCCGGATGGTAAAGCGCGGCGGCAAGGGCCTCTCCGGCGTACCGGCGAGCGAGGTCTACCGGGGCGCCATCGCGGTCATGATGCGCGTCGTCTTCCTCCTCTTCGCAGAGGAACGAGGTCTGCTGCCCGCTGACAACGAGCTTTACGCGGAGGCGTACTCGGTCGGCCGACTCTACGAGACACTGGACAAACGCCGCCGCGCGGACGGTGAAGACTCCCTGGAACACACGACCGCGGCCTGGCACCGGCTGATCGCCCTCTTCCACGCCGTACACGGAGGAGTCGACCATCCACTGCTCACGCTGCCCGCGTACGACGGTTCGATCTTCGACCCTACTCGCTTCCCATGGCTGGAGGCTGTCCCGGAGGGCGCGGACGGTATGGGGGACGACCCCGCACGTGCGTCCGACGGCCAAACCTCCCTCCTCCCGATCGATGACCGCACCGTCCTGCACGTCCTCGACTCGGTGCAGTTCGTCGTCGTCAACAGGGAGCGGCGGCGGCTGACCTTTCGCGCCCTTGACGTCGAGCAGATCGGCTACGTTTATGAGGGCCTCCTTTCGTACGACGGCAAGCGCGCCCAGGACACCGTGCTCGGGCTCATCGGCAAGCCCGGCCTGGAGCACGAGGTGAGGCTGACCGACTTGGAGGAACTGGCCGCCCCGTTCGGAGTGGGCGCACGCGCGGTCTCCGGTCAGAAGCCCAATCTCCCGGGCCTGTCGAAGAAGCTGTACGAGCACTTGAAAGACCCCAAGCCGCCGGCCGCGGTGTCGAAGATGGAGAAGCTGCTCGCCCCCGGCGACGACCAGGCGCAGGGCAAGGCCGTCCACCGCCTGCTCGCGGTCACCGAGAACGACCGCGACCTGGCCGAGCGCATCCTCCCCTTCCACGGCCTCCTCCGAGACGACCTTCGCGGTCTGCCGGTGGTGATCCCGGAGGACGGCCTGTACGTCACGGAGTCTCGCCTCCGCAAGAACAGCGGCACCCACTACACGCCGCGTGACCTGGCTCAGAAGGTCGCCGTGGGAGCCCTGGAGCCGCTGGTCTACCGTCCAGGCCCGCTCCAGACGGCGGACGACAAGCAGTGGAAGCTCATCAAGGCGGAAGACATCCTGAAACTCAAGGTCGCCGACATCGCGATGGGTTCGGCCGCCTTCTTGGTCGCCGCCTGCCGCTACCTGGCAGACCGGCTGGTCGACGCCTGGGTCGAGGCAGAGGACGAGGAGGCCCTGGCCTTCCGCGGCAGCCACCGCGACCAGACGGGCGCGATGACGGCGGCGGACGCGGAGAGCGACCCGGTGATGGTCCGCGCCCGGCGTCTGATCATCGAGCACTGCCTGTACGGGGTGGACATCAACCCCATGGCCGTGGAGATGGCCAAGTTGTCGCTTTGGCTCATCTCCATGGACCCCGAGCGGCCCTTCACGTTCCTGGACGACCGGTTGGTGGCTGGGGACTCGTTGCTGGGTATCGCCAACCTGGAGCAGATCGAGAGCGTGCATCTCGATCCGAAAGCGGGCCGCAAACTGCACCGGGGCGCCTTCGAGGAGGGGTGGACCGAGCGGGCGCGAGCTCGTGTCCACGGCGCGGCAGACAATCGGCAGGCCATCGCCGGAATCAACAGCGACACCATTGCCGATCTGGAAGAGAAGCGGCGCCTGCTCGCGGCGACCAACGAGCACCTGCAACGCCTGCGGCTGATCGGAGACCTCACGACGGGAGCTGGCCTCGCCTCTGCGGGTGGCGGCGACTCGCTGCAAAACGCTACCTACATCCAGGCTGCGGAACTGGCCGGCATGGTCGCCTCCGAGGCGGTCCGGGACTCCGACCCCGTGATCCACAACGCCCGAACGCGGGCTCTCGACTGGCTGAGCAAGGACCTTCCCTCGGACGGATTCGTGCGTCTGCCCGTGCACTGGCCTCTCGTGTTCCCCGAGGTCTTCGAGCCTGAGCAGGGCGGCTTCGATGCGATCATCGGCAACCCTCCTTTCCTGGGTGGTCAGAAACTGACGGGGACTTTGGGACAGGCGTACCGCGAGTACCTCGTGCTCGGACTGGGGCGTGGGCAGCGGGGTAGCGCGGACCTCGTCGCCTACTTCGAGCTCCGGGCCCACCAGCTGCTCAGCGAGCGCGGCCAGACGGGCCTGATCGCTACCAACACCCTTGCTCAGGGCGATACCAGGGAGGTCGGACTCGATCAGCTGCTCGATGACGGCATCGAGGTACGCCGAGCGGTGAAGAGCGCGCGCTGGCCTTCGAAGTCTGCAGCGCTGGAGTACTGCGCGGTGTGGACCACCAGGCCGAGCTTGGGCGCTGAGGCGAGTCGAGTGCTGGACGATGTCGTGGTTCGGGGTATCACTTCGTCGCTTGATCCACGGTCGCGGGTCTCGGGACGGCCATACCGTCTGGTATCAGCGTGGGCGCCAGGTGAGCCTGGCAGCGGGGTGGCCAATAGGTCGCCAGCGTTCATCGGTTCGTACGTCCTGGGCAAGGGGTTCATCCTCACCCCCGAACAGGCAGACGACCTGATCCAGCGCGACCCCCGCAACAAGGACGTCCTGTTCCCCTACCTCAACGGCGAGGACCTCAACTCCCGCCCGGACTGCTCCGCCAGCCGCTGGGTGATCAACTTCCACGACTGGAGCGAGGAGCGTGCCCGCAGCTACCCCGACGTCTTCGCCATCGTCGAACGGGACGTAAAGCCCGAACGACTCAAGAACAACCGCAAAGTACGACGTGAGAGGTGGTGGCAGTACGCGGAGCGAGCTCCCAAGTTGTACCAGGCCATCAAAGGGCTTGACTGTGTCCTGGTGGTAGCCCGCGTCAGCAAGACGGGGATGCCGCTGCTCATCCCTACCGGACAAGTGATGAGCGAGCAGACGGTAGTATTCGCCACCGACCGGACGTCGGATCTGGCATTGCTCAGCAGCGGAATCCATTTTGAGTGGGCAATTAGTCGTGCATCGACTCTCGAGACGCGCGTGCGTTATACGCCCTCGGATGTGTACGAAACGTTTCCTGAACCAGCCTCCACTCCAGCCATGGAGGAAGCTGGTCTAAATTTGCATGAGATCCGGCGCAGTATCATGGGCGAGAGAAGCACGGGCCTGACAAAGGTCTACAACCTGTACCACGATCCACGTAATTCTGAGCAGGATATTGTGCGACTTCGAGCAGCTCACGAGAGCGCTAATCAATCGGTGCTGCAAGCCTACGGTTGGACGGATCTCGACATCGAATGCGGATTTCACCAAACCCCGCGAGGGCTGCGATACACTTTCAGCCCCGCCGTGCAGGCAGAAATTTTGGACCGCATCCTGGAACTGAACCATGATCGGCACCACATGGAGCCCGCTAACGCCCAGGATAAGGGCAATGAGCGAGCGATGGGAAGTGGGGAAAGGGGGTCACCATCTGAAGATGACACCCTCTTCTGA